Proteins from a genomic interval of Pseudomonas asplenii:
- a CDS encoding DEAD/DEAH box helicase, whose amino-acid sequence MFSQFALHERLLKAVAELKFVEPTPVQAAAIPLALEGRDLRVTAQTGSGKTAAFVLPILNRLIGPAKVRVSIKTLILLPTRELAQQTLKEVERFSQFTFIKSGLITGGEDFKVQAAMLRKVPDILIGTPGRMIEQLNAGNLDLKDVEVLVLDEADRMLDMGFAEDVQRLVEECPNRQQTMLFSATTGGSGLREMIAKVLNNPEHLQLNAVSQMNETTRQQIITADHDQHKEQIINWLLANETYQKAIVFTNTRAMADRIYGRLVAQEYKAFVLHGEKDQKDRKLAIDRLKQGAVKILVATDVAARGLDVDGLDLVINFDMPRSGDEYVHRIGRTGRAGNDGLAISLICHGDWNLMSSIERYLKQRFERRVIKEVKGTYAGPKKVKASGKAVGAKKKKTDAKGDKKKSLAKTPTKRKSANRPKSDAPALVSQDGLAPLKRRKPQASADE is encoded by the coding sequence GTGTTTTCCCAATTCGCCCTGCACGAACGCCTGCTCAAAGCCGTGGCCGAGCTTAAATTTGTCGAGCCCACTCCGGTGCAGGCAGCGGCCATTCCGCTCGCGCTCGAAGGGCGTGACCTGCGGGTGACGGCGCAAACCGGCAGCGGCAAGACCGCCGCATTCGTCCTGCCGATCCTCAACCGCCTGATCGGTCCGGCGAAGGTCCGGGTCAGCATCAAGACCCTGATCCTGCTGCCAACCCGCGAGTTGGCCCAGCAGACGCTGAAGGAAGTCGAGCGCTTCTCGCAGTTCACTTTCATCAAGTCCGGCCTGATCACCGGCGGCGAAGACTTCAAGGTCCAGGCCGCCATGCTGCGCAAGGTGCCGGATATCCTGATCGGCACGCCGGGGCGGATGATCGAGCAACTGAACGCTGGCAACCTGGACCTCAAGGACGTCGAAGTGCTGGTGCTCGACGAAGCCGACCGCATGCTCGACATGGGCTTTGCCGAAGACGTGCAGCGCCTGGTCGAGGAGTGTCCGAATCGCCAGCAGACCATGCTGTTTTCCGCCACCACCGGCGGCTCCGGCCTGCGCGAGATGATCGCCAAGGTGCTGAACAACCCTGAGCACTTGCAGCTCAACGCCGTCAGCCAGATGAACGAGACGACCCGTCAGCAGATCATCACCGCCGACCACGACCAGCACAAGGAACAGATCATCAACTGGCTGCTGGCCAACGAGACCTATCAGAAGGCTATCGTGTTCACCAATACCAGGGCCATGGCCGACCGTATCTACGGCCGTCTGGTGGCTCAGGAATACAAGGCTTTCGTGTTGCACGGCGAGAAGGACCAGAAGGATCGCAAGCTGGCGATCGACCGCCTCAAGCAGGGCGCGGTGAAGATTCTCGTCGCCACCGACGTGGCCGCCCGTGGCCTGGACGTGGATGGCCTCGACCTGGTGATCAACTTCGACATGCCGCGCAGCGGCGACGAGTATGTGCACCGCATCGGCCGTACCGGGCGTGCCGGTAACGATGGCCTGGCGATCTCGCTGATCTGCCATGGCGACTGGAACCTGATGTCGAGTATCGAGCGCTACCTCAAGCAGCGTTTCGAGCGTCGGGTCATCAAGGAGGTCAAGGGCACCTACGCTGGGCCGAAGAAGGTCAAGGCTTCGGGCAAGGCCGTGGGCGCCAAGAAGAAAAAGACCGATGCCAAGGGCGACAAGAAAAAGTCGTTGGCCAAGACACCGACCAAGCGCAAGAGCGCCAACCGTCCCAAGAGTGATGCTCCCGCACTCGTCAGCCAGGACGGCCTGGCGCCGCTCAAGCGGCGCAAGCCGCAGGCTTCGGCCGACGAGTAA
- a CDS encoding DUF6279 family lipoprotein, translated as MSCRRALLLCCLILSLAVAACSRVGLAYRNLDVIIPWTLGDYIDMHREQKGWLNERLKEHLQWHCTTQLPGYLQWLDRVQGMVENGQVNDAQLQARTAEARAAIAQVARQITPSASELLKGLDDRQVAEMNAAFAKEQRERQAEYVAPPLAEQIRDRGERMSKRLKAWIGPLSLGQQQRVIAWSTALGEQNRLWIANRAYWQTQLSEAVAERQSADFEQRIGQLLQHQNSLWTAEYRQAYEHTERETRSLIVDLMAESSPTQRQLLLKRIADLRRDFSEMKCLKDS; from the coding sequence ATGTCGTGTCGACGCGCCTTATTGCTCTGCTGCCTGATCCTGAGCCTGGCAGTCGCCGCCTGTAGCCGGGTCGGCCTGGCCTATCGCAATCTCGATGTGATCATCCCCTGGACCCTCGGCGACTACATCGACATGCACCGCGAGCAGAAAGGCTGGCTCAACGAACGCCTCAAGGAACATCTGCAATGGCACTGCACCACGCAACTGCCCGGCTACCTGCAATGGCTGGACCGGGTACAGGGCATGGTCGAGAACGGCCAGGTCAACGACGCCCAACTGCAGGCGCGCACCGCCGAAGCCAGGGCGGCGATTGCCCAGGTGGCCCGGCAAATCACCCCATCGGCCAGCGAACTGCTCAAGGGTCTGGATGACCGGCAAGTTGCGGAGATGAACGCGGCCTTCGCCAAGGAACAGCGCGAACGCCAGGCCGAGTACGTCGCGCCCCCACTGGCTGAGCAGATCCGCGACCGCGGTGAACGGATGAGCAAACGCCTGAAGGCCTGGATCGGCCCGCTGAGCCTGGGCCAACAGCAACGCGTCATCGCCTGGTCGACCGCCCTCGGCGAGCAGAACCGCTTGTGGATCGCCAACCGGGCGTACTGGCAGACGCAATTAAGCGAAGCGGTTGCCGAGCGCCAAAGTGCTGATTTCGAGCAACGGATCGGGCAACTGCTGCAACATCAGAACAGTCTGTGGACCGCCGAGTACCGCCAAGCCTACGAGCATACCGAGCGGGAGACCCGCAGCCTGATCGTCGACCTCATGGCCGAAAGCAGCCCGACCCAGCGGCAGTTGTTGCTCAAGCGCATTGCGGATCTGCGACGGGACTTCAGTGAGATGAAGTGCCTGAAGGACAGTTGA
- a CDS encoding CvfB family protein yields MALIGRYNSLQVVKHTHFGLYLDGAQDGEILLPNRYIPKDVPSEDEDWLNVFVYLDSDDKLIATTETPKVQVGEFASLKVKEVNSIGVFLDWGLPKDLLLPYSEEKRQLNAGDYCVVHVYLDKHTRRITATARLDRYLDKTPANYKVGQEVDLLVAETTDMGFKAIINNKHWGLIHKNEVFKFLRSGKREKGYIKQIRADGKISLSLQPVGEEAAGSLNSKILAKLRDNNGVLPVSDKSDPALISDLFGVSKGNFKKAIGTLYKNGQIVIHADRIELS; encoded by the coding sequence ATGGCTTTAATCGGGCGCTACAACAGCTTGCAAGTGGTCAAGCACACTCACTTCGGTTTGTACCTTGATGGTGCGCAGGATGGCGAGATTCTTCTGCCCAATCGCTATATCCCCAAGGATGTCCCCAGCGAAGACGAAGACTGGCTGAATGTTTTTGTCTATCTGGACAGTGACGACAAGCTGATCGCCACCACCGAGACCCCGAAAGTCCAGGTCGGCGAGTTCGCCAGCCTCAAGGTCAAGGAGGTCAACAGCATTGGCGTGTTCCTCGACTGGGGGCTGCCCAAGGACCTGCTGCTGCCGTATTCCGAAGAAAAGCGCCAGTTGAATGCCGGTGACTACTGCGTGGTGCACGTCTATCTCGACAAGCACACCCGCCGTATCACGGCTACTGCGCGTCTGGATCGTTACCTGGACAAGACGCCGGCCAACTACAAGGTCGGCCAGGAAGTCGATCTGCTGGTGGCCGAAACCACCGACATGGGTTTCAAGGCGATCATCAATAACAAGCACTGGGGCCTGATTCACAAGAATGAGGTGTTCAAGTTCCTGCGGTCTGGCAAGCGGGAAAAGGGCTACATCAAGCAGATCCGTGCCGACGGCAAGATCAGCCTGAGCCTGCAACCCGTCGGCGAAGAAGCCGCCGGCAGCCTGAACTCGAAGATCCTTGCCAAGCTGCGCGACAACAATGGCGTGTTGCCGGTCAGCGACAAGAGTGATCCGGCGTTGATCAGCGACCTCTTCGGTGTCAGCAAGGGCAACTTCAAGAAAGCCATCGGCACCCTCTACAAGAATGGCCAGATCGTCATTCATGCCGATCGTATCGAGCTGAGCTGA
- a CDS encoding PA1414 family protein → MKDKLQTWLHDLGVALGLIEPPLQPVPIRTDDDRRRRQQQPRR, encoded by the coding sequence ATGAAAGATAAACTGCAAACCTGGCTCCACGACCTCGGGGTGGCCCTCGGTCTGATCGAACCTCCGCTGCAACCGGTGCCGATCCGCACTGACGACGACCGCCGTCGCCGGCAACAGCAGCCACGCCGCTAA
- a CDS encoding sodium:solute symporter, producing MALDIVVVLFYAAGMLLLGYYGMRKAKTHEDYLVAGRNLGPTLYMGTMAATVLGGASTVGTVRLGYVHGISGFWLCAALGLGIIALNLFLAKPLLKLKIFTVTQVLEKRYTPLARQASAVIMLAYALMIGVTSTLAIGTVLQVLFDLPFWISVLLGGGVVVVYSTIGGMWSLTLTDIVQFIIKTVGLMFILLPICLYRVGGWDELVSKLPSSSFSFTTIGWDTIITYFMIYFFGILIGQDIWQRVFTAKDEQVAKYAGSVAGVYCIVYGLACALIGMAAHVLIPHLDNVNNAFAAIVKLSLPDGIRGLVIAAALAAMMSTASAGLLAASTVLTEDLLPKLRGGKQSSLALNRLFTCLTGLVVLGIALVVSDVISALTLAYNLLVGGMLIPLIGAIYWKRATTAGAISSMTLGFITALVFMFKDGLDSNTPIYYSLAIGLVSFIVISLLSRRPATLASAI from the coding sequence ATGGCCCTGGATATAGTGGTTGTACTCTTTTATGCCGCTGGCATGCTGCTGCTCGGTTACTACGGCATGCGCAAGGCCAAGACCCACGAAGACTACCTGGTGGCCGGCCGCAACCTCGGCCCGACCCTGTACATGGGCACCATGGCCGCCACGGTGCTGGGCGGTGCCTCCACCGTCGGTACCGTGCGCCTGGGTTATGTCCACGGCATTTCAGGTTTCTGGCTGTGTGCGGCACTGGGCCTGGGGATCATCGCGCTGAACCTGTTCCTCGCCAAACCGCTGCTCAAACTGAAGATCTTCACCGTCACCCAGGTGCTGGAAAAGCGCTACACCCCCCTGGCTCGCCAGGCCAGCGCGGTGATCATGCTCGCCTATGCATTGATGATCGGGGTGACCTCGACCCTCGCCATCGGCACCGTGCTGCAAGTGCTGTTCGATCTGCCGTTCTGGATCTCGGTACTGCTCGGCGGCGGCGTGGTGGTGGTCTACTCGACTATCGGTGGCATGTGGTCGCTGACCCTGACCGACATCGTCCAGTTCATCATCAAGACCGTCGGTCTGATGTTCATCCTGTTGCCGATCTGCCTGTACCGCGTCGGTGGCTGGGACGAACTGGTGAGCAAGCTGCCGTCCAGCAGCTTCAGCTTCACCACCATCGGCTGGGACACCATCATCACCTACTTCATGATCTACTTCTTCGGCATTCTGATCGGCCAGGACATCTGGCAACGGGTATTCACCGCCAAGGATGAGCAGGTCGCGAAGTACGCCGGCAGCGTCGCCGGGGTCTACTGCATCGTCTACGGTCTGGCCTGCGCGCTGATCGGCATGGCCGCCCACGTACTGATTCCGCACCTGGATAACGTCAACAACGCCTTTGCCGCGATCGTCAAACTGTCGCTGCCGGACGGCATTCGCGGTCTGGTGATCGCCGCCGCCCTGGCGGCAATGATGTCCACCGCCAGCGCTGGCCTGCTGGCGGCATCCACCGTTCTGACCGAAGACCTGTTGCCCAAGCTGCGCGGCGGCAAGCAGTCGAGCCTGGCGCTCAACCGCCTGTTCACCTGCCTGACCGGCCTGGTAGTGCTGGGTATCGCCCTGGTGGTGAGTGATGTGATCAGTGCCCTGACCCTGGCCTACAACCTGTTGGTGGGCGGCATGCTGATCCCGCTGATCGGTGCCATCTACTGGAAACGCGCCACCACCGCCGGCGCGATCAGCAGCATGACGCTGGGCTTCATCACCGCACTGGTATTCATGTTCAAGGATGGCCTGGATTCCAACACGCCGATCTACTACAGCCTGGCCATCGGCCTGGTCAGCTTCATCGTCATCAGCCTGTTGTCACGGCGCCCGGCAACCCTGGCCAGCGCTATCTGA
- the speB gene encoding agmatinase gives MDKILHQPLGGNEMPRFGGIATMMRLPHLQSPAGLNAAFVGVPLDIGTSLRSGTRFGPREIRAESVMIRPYNMATGAAPFDSLSVADIGDVAINTFNLLDAVRIIEESYDAILEHNVIPLTLGGDHTITLPILRAIHKKHGKVGLVHIDAHADVNDHMFGEKIAHGTTFRRAVEEGLLDCDRVVQIGLRAQGYTAEDFNWSRKQGFRVVQAEECWHKSLAPLMAEVREKVGNGPVYLSFDIDGIDPAWAPGTGTPEIGGLTTIQALEIVRGCQGLDLVGCDLVEVSPPYDTTGNTSLLGANLLYEMLCVLPGVAHR, from the coding sequence GTGGACAAGATTCTTCACCAACCACTGGGCGGTAACGAAATGCCGCGTTTCGGCGGCATCGCCACCATGATGCGCCTCCCCCACCTGCAATCGCCCGCCGGCCTCAACGCCGCGTTCGTTGGCGTACCGCTGGATATCGGGACCTCACTGCGCTCCGGGACCCGTTTCGGCCCACGGGAAATCCGTGCCGAGTCGGTGATGATCCGCCCCTACAACATGGCCACTGGCGCCGCGCCGTTCGACTCGCTGTCGGTCGCCGACATCGGTGACGTGGCGATCAACACATTCAATCTGCTCGACGCCGTGCGCATTATCGAGGAGTCCTACGACGCGATCCTCGAACACAATGTCATCCCGCTGACCCTGGGCGGCGACCACACCATCACCCTGCCGATCCTGCGAGCGATCCACAAGAAACACGGCAAGGTCGGCCTGGTGCATATCGATGCCCACGCGGATGTCAACGATCACATGTTCGGCGAGAAAATCGCCCACGGCACCACCTTCCGCCGCGCCGTCGAAGAAGGTCTGCTGGACTGCGACCGCGTCGTGCAGATCGGCCTGCGCGCCCAGGGTTATACCGCCGAAGACTTCAACTGGAGCCGCAAGCAAGGCTTTCGCGTGGTCCAGGCCGAAGAATGTTGGCACAAGTCCCTCGCGCCGCTGATGGCCGAAGTCCGTGAAAAGGTCGGCAACGGCCCGGTCTACCTGAGCTTCGACATCGACGGCATCGACCCGGCCTGGGCACCGGGCACCGGCACGCCGGAAATCGGCGGCCTGACCACCATCCAGGCCCTGGAGATCGTCCGCGGCTGCCAGGGCCTCGACCTGGTCGGCTGCGACCTGGTGGAAGTCTCACCGCCCTACGACACCACCGGCAACACCTCGCTGCTGGGCGCCAACCTGCTGTACGAAATGCTCTGTGTACTTCCAGGCGTGGCTCACCGCTGA
- a CDS encoding LysR family transcriptional regulator, giving the protein MASALPDLKLLRIFVSVVRHQGFANAQQELNLSTSAISTYMSQLESALGLVLCHRGRGGFSLTSKGELFHQETLRLLGELEGFEQYAAALKGELRGTLNLGVIDSTVSEPALPLAETIGAYSQEHPGVHLHLSVMSPYELQLGVQDNRLDLAIGAFSTRMSGLVYQPLYREQHWLYCSNRHPLYHERRIPEQVITQQRMVGRGYWSQAELARHGFKHSAATVESMEAQLILVLSGAYIGYLPEHYAQPWADKGDLRVLLPATFGYQAPFSMILRRGRSREPLIQTFRDLLKAQLNQP; this is encoded by the coding sequence ATGGCCAGCGCTTTACCCGACCTGAAACTCTTGCGCATCTTTGTCAGCGTGGTGCGCCACCAGGGTTTCGCCAACGCTCAGCAGGAACTGAACCTGTCGACTTCAGCCATCAGCACCTACATGAGCCAGCTCGAGTCGGCGCTGGGGCTGGTGCTGTGTCATCGGGGCCGGGGTGGTTTCAGCCTGACCAGCAAGGGTGAGCTGTTCCACCAGGAAACCCTGCGCCTGCTCGGCGAACTCGAAGGTTTCGAACAGTACGCCGCCGCCCTCAAGGGTGAATTGCGTGGCACGCTGAACCTCGGCGTCATCGACTCCACCGTCAGCGAGCCGGCCTTGCCGCTGGCCGAAACCATCGGTGCCTATAGTCAGGAGCATCCGGGGGTGCATTTGCATCTGTCGGTCATGAGTCCCTATGAGTTGCAGCTCGGCGTCCAGGACAACCGCCTGGACCTGGCCATCGGTGCCTTTTCCACGCGCATGAGCGGGCTGGTCTACCAGCCGCTGTATCGCGAGCAGCACTGGCTGTACTGCAGCAACCGTCACCCGCTGTATCACGAGCGGCGGATTCCCGAACAGGTCATCACTCAGCAGCGCATGGTTGGCCGTGGCTACTGGAGCCAGGCGGAACTGGCCCGACACGGCTTCAAGCACAGCGCGGCAACCGTGGAGAGTATGGAGGCGCAGTTGATCCTGGTGCTGTCCGGCGCCTACATCGGCTACCTGCCGGAGCACTACGCCCAGCCCTGGGCGGACAAGGGCGACTTGCGGGTGCTGCTACCGGCGACCTTTGGTTACCAGGCACCCTTTTCGATGATCCTGCGCCGTGGCCGTAGCCGCGAACCGTTGATCCAGACCTTCCGTGACCTGCTCAAAGCGCAGCTCAACCAGCCCTGA
- a CDS encoding tRNA-uridine aminocarboxypropyltransferase, whose protein sequence is MSRACCERCLRPQTHCLCPLIPQLDSRTRVLVLQHPSEVGHALNTARLATLGLTNAELRVGEVFDDLSTLLSPPGYQARLLFPADDAQLLQPYTERAEAQPLLLVVPDGTWRKARKLLYLNPLLASLPRVTLGPGAVSRYRLRKAPEPGALSTVEAIARALETLERPASFEALLKPFEALIDGQIQAMGNDTYRRNHGD, encoded by the coding sequence ATGTCCAGAGCCTGCTGCGAACGCTGCCTGCGTCCCCAGACCCATTGCCTTTGCCCGCTGATCCCACAGCTCGACAGCCGCACCCGGGTATTGGTCCTGCAACACCCGAGCGAAGTCGGCCATGCCTTGAATACCGCGCGGCTGGCGACCCTTGGTCTGACCAATGCCGAGCTGCGGGTGGGGGAGGTGTTCGATGACCTGTCGACACTGCTCAGCCCACCGGGTTATCAGGCGCGGCTCTTGTTCCCGGCGGACGATGCCCAGTTGCTGCAACCCTACACAGAGAGAGCAGAGGCGCAGCCGCTGTTGCTGGTGGTCCCCGATGGCACCTGGCGCAAGGCGCGCAAGCTGCTGTACCTCAACCCACTGTTGGCCAGTTTGCCAAGGGTGACCCTGGGACCGGGTGCGGTCTCGCGTTATCGCTTGCGCAAGGCACCGGAGCCGGGGGCCTTGTCGACGGTAGAAGCGATTGCCCGGGCGCTGGAGACGCTCGAACGGCCGGCTTCGTTCGAGGCGCTGCTCAAACCGTTCGAGGCGTTGATCGACGGGCAGATCCAGGCCATGGGTAACGATACCTACCGGCGCAATCACGGCGATTGA
- a CDS encoding YbaN family protein — MSPTGSRSPLLRYALLAIGWLSVALGVLGIFLPVLPTTPFLLLAAACFARSSPRFYRWLVEHPRLGPWIGDYLDGNGIPLKGKVYAIGLMWLSIGFSCYLVPLFWARLFMLTSAVLVTVYILRQKTLEPRR, encoded by the coding sequence ATGAGCCCCACGGGCAGTCGCTCGCCGCTCCTGCGCTACGCACTGCTGGCCATCGGCTGGCTGAGCGTGGCGCTGGGGGTGCTCGGGATTTTCCTGCCGGTCTTGCCGACCACACCTTTCCTGCTGCTGGCGGCCGCCTGCTTCGCCCGCAGTTCGCCACGGTTCTACCGCTGGCTGGTGGAACACCCGCGCCTGGGACCATGGATCGGCGATTACCTGGACGGTAATGGTATTCCGCTCAAGGGCAAAGTCTACGCCATCGGCCTGATGTGGCTGAGCATCGGCTTTTCCTGCTACCTGGTGCCGCTGTTCTGGGCGCGCCTGTTCATGCTGACCAGCGCAGTGCTGGTGACCGTCTACATCCTGCGCCAGAAAACCCTGGAGCCACGGCGCTAG
- a CDS encoding UPF0149 family protein, which produces MSFAEQLTRLQAFLDADELHEEALDYVAAHGYLTALSICADVVPDREWIDALFAEEPRYKDAAQREEIEATLIQLKAHIARQLASDEEFELPCDLDLGDDPDDSELRGWCIGFMEGVFLREEAWFETAEEEVSEMLLPIMVGSGLFDEQPEFSDIAADANLMDDMIVQIPEALTALYLLCNAPDEKPAILKPRHH; this is translated from the coding sequence ATGTCCTTCGCTGAGCAACTCACCCGCCTGCAAGCCTTCCTCGACGCCGACGAGCTGCACGAAGAAGCGCTGGACTACGTGGCCGCCCACGGTTACCTGACTGCGCTGTCGATCTGTGCCGACGTGGTCCCGGATCGCGAATGGATCGACGCACTGTTCGCCGAGGAGCCGCGCTACAAGGATGCTGCCCAGCGCGAAGAGATCGAAGCCACGCTGATCCAGCTCAAGGCCCATATCGCCCGCCAGTTGGCCTCCGACGAGGAGTTCGAGCTGCCGTGTGACCTCGACCTGGGCGACGACCCGGATGACTCCGAACTGCGCGGCTGGTGCATCGGCTTCATGGAAGGGGTGTTCCTGCGCGAGGAAGCCTGGTTTGAAACCGCCGAGGAAGAAGTCAGCGAAATGCTTCTGCCGATCATGGTCGGCTCGGGCCTGTTCGATGAGCAACCGGAGTTCTCCGACATCGCCGCCGATGCCAACTTGATGGACGACATGATCGTGCAGATCCCGGAAGCGCTGACCGCCCTCTACCTGCTGTGCAATGCGCCCGACGAGAAGCCGGCAATCCTCAAGCCTCGCCACCACTGA
- the recQ gene encoding DNA helicase RecQ, which translates to MLEQAQRVLKDIFGYDSFRGRQGAIIERVASGGDALVLMPTGGGKSLCFQVPALLRDGLAVVVSPLIALMDDQVATLEELGVAAAALNSTLSAEQQRELAARIRRGEVKMLYLAPERLVQPRMLAFLQNLDIALFAIDEAHCVSQWGHDFRPEYLQLGQLAELFPHVPRIALTATADKRTREEIVNRLHLQNAERFLSSFDRPNIFYRIVPKEQPRKQLLAFLSQRRADSGIVYCLSRKKVDEVAVLLCEQGFPALPYHAGLPSETRADNQRRFLNEEGLIMVATIAFGMGIDKSNVRFVAHLDLPKSLEAYYQETGRAGRDGLPADAWMAYGLQDVVMLKQMLQNSEGDERHKRLEHHKLDAMLALCEETRCRRQTLLAYFDEDMPQPCGHCDNCVDGVQTWDATEPARQALSAIYRTGQRYGVGHLVDVLLGKENDKVRSFGHQHLAVFGVGKALSEGEWRSLFRQLVARGLADIDLEGYGGLRLSDNCRALLRGEVTLELRRDLKPQTAAKSVSASPASQLVRGEEREQWEALRALRRKLAQEHAVPPYVIFPDSTLLEMLRSQPTTMAHMAKVSGVGARKLERYGEAFLEVLGGEAETPKAVADIRHELISLARAGMTPLQIAGQLQCSEKNVYTLLAEAIGRQQLSLEQALDLPEDLLGEIQDTFLDGEGELPAVSEIAERFVGRVPEGVLYCVRAALQAEFEL; encoded by the coding sequence ATGCTCGAACAGGCTCAACGCGTCCTCAAGGACATCTTCGGTTACGACAGCTTTCGCGGTCGCCAGGGTGCCATTATTGAGCGCGTGGCCAGCGGCGGCGATGCCTTGGTGCTGATGCCGACCGGCGGCGGCAAATCCTTGTGTTTCCAGGTTCCGGCCCTGCTGCGTGACGGCTTGGCGGTGGTGGTATCGCCGTTGATCGCGTTGATGGACGATCAGGTCGCGACGCTGGAAGAACTCGGCGTTGCAGCGGCGGCACTGAACTCGACGCTGAGCGCCGAGCAGCAGCGCGAGCTGGCGGCGCGCATTCGCCGTGGCGAAGTGAAAATGCTCTACCTGGCGCCCGAGCGCCTGGTTCAGCCGCGCATGCTGGCGTTCCTGCAGAACCTCGATATTGCCCTGTTCGCCATCGACGAGGCGCATTGCGTTTCGCAATGGGGCCATGACTTCCGGCCCGAATACCTGCAGCTCGGTCAACTGGCCGAGCTGTTTCCCCATGTGCCGCGTATCGCGCTGACCGCCACCGCCGACAAGCGTACCCGCGAAGAAATCGTCAATCGCCTGCACCTGCAGAACGCCGAACGGTTTCTCTCTAGTTTCGATCGGCCGAACATCTTCTACCGCATCGTTCCCAAGGAGCAGCCACGCAAGCAGTTGCTGGCGTTCCTGTCGCAGCGCCGTGCCGACTCGGGGATCGTCTACTGCCTGTCGCGCAAGAAGGTCGATGAAGTTGCCGTGCTGCTCTGCGAGCAGGGCTTTCCGGCCTTGCCGTATCACGCCGGGCTGCCTTCTGAAACCCGGGCGGACAACCAGAGGCGTTTCCTCAACGAGGAAGGGTTGATCATGGTCGCGACCATTGCCTTCGGCATGGGTATCGACAAGTCCAACGTGCGGTTCGTTGCTCACCTCGACCTGCCCAAGTCCCTGGAAGCCTATTACCAGGAGACCGGTCGGGCCGGTCGCGATGGCTTGCCGGCAGATGCCTGGATGGCTTACGGCCTGCAGGATGTGGTGATGCTCAAGCAGATGTTGCAGAACTCCGAGGGTGACGAACGCCACAAGCGTCTGGAGCATCACAAGCTCGACGCGATGCTGGCACTGTGCGAAGAGACCCGCTGCCGTCGCCAGACGCTGCTGGCCTATTTCGACGAGGACATGCCGCAGCCCTGTGGTCACTGTGACAACTGTGTCGATGGCGTGCAGACCTGGGACGCCACCGAGCCCGCACGACAGGCGCTGTCGGCGATCTACCGGACCGGACAGCGTTATGGTGTCGGCCACCTGGTCGATGTGCTGCTGGGCAAGGAGAACGACAAGGTTCGCAGCTTCGGTCACCAGCACCTGGCGGTGTTCGGCGTGGGCAAGGCGCTCAGCGAGGGCGAGTGGCGTTCGCTGTTCCGCCAACTGGTGGCGCGGGGCTTGGCCGATATCGACCTCGAAGGCTATGGCGGCCTGCGCCTGAGTGACAACTGCAGGGCTCTGCTGCGGGGCGAGGTCACTCTGGAACTGCGTCGCGACCTCAAGCCGCAGACCGCCGCCAAGAGTGTCTCCGCCAGCCCGGCCAGCCAACTGGTACGTGGCGAGGAGCGCGAACAATGGGAAGCCCTGCGTGCCCTGCGCCGCAAGCTGGCCCAGGAACATGCCGTGCCGCCCTATGTCATCTTCCCCGACTCCACATTGCTGGAAATGCTCCGCAGCCAACCGACGACCATGGCGCATATGGCCAAGGTCAGCGGTGTCGGCGCACGCAAGCTGGAGCGTTATGGCGAGGCCTTCCTCGAGGTCCTGGGGGGCGAGGCGGAGACGCCCAAGGCGGTCGCCGATATCCGCCACGAACTGATCAGCCTGGCGCGTGCCGGCATGACCCCGTTGCAGATCGCCGGCCAGTTGCAGTGCTCGGAGAAGAATGTCTACACGCTGCTGGCCGAGGCCATCGGTCGCCAGCAGTTGTCCCTGGAGCAGGCATTGGATCTGCCCGAGGATCTGCTGGGCGAAATTCAGGATACCTTTCTCGATGGCGAGGGCGAGTTACCGGCCGTGAGCGAGATCGCCGAACGGTTCGTCGGGCGCGTGCCCGAAGGTGTGCTGTATTGCGTGCGGGCAGCCCTGCAAGCCGAATTCGAACTCTGA
- a CDS encoding MarR family transcriptional regulator: MSLTDEHRFGMQLAQMSRGWRAELDRRLAGLGLSQARWLVLLHLARFSEAPTQRELAQSVGVEGPTLARLLDSLETQGLVQRHAVVEDRRAKKIELCAPARPLIEQIETIATALRHELFAGVDEEELRISMRVHSRILANLEKS, encoded by the coding sequence ATGTCGTTAACCGATGAACACCGTTTTGGCATGCAACTGGCGCAAATGTCCCGTGGCTGGCGTGCCGAGTTGGATCGCCGCCTGGCCGGTCTGGGCTTGTCCCAGGCCCGTTGGCTGGTATTGCTGCACCTGGCACGTTTTTCCGAAGCGCCAACCCAGCGTGAACTTGCGCAAAGCGTCGGTGTGGAAGGGCCAACCCTGGCGCGCCTGCTCGACAGCCTGGAAACCCAGGGATTGGTGCAGCGCCACGCGGTGGTCGAGGACCGCCGCGCCAAGAAGATCGAACTCTGTGCCCCGGCGCGCCCCTTGATCGAGCAGATCGAGACCATTGCCACCGCCCTGCGCCATGAGTTGTTCGCAGGGGTCGACGAGGAGGAGTTGCGTATCAGCATGCGGGTTCACAGCCGGATCCTGGCGAACCTGGAAAAGTCCTGA